One window of Micropterus dolomieu isolate WLL.071019.BEF.003 ecotype Adirondacks linkage group LG13, ASM2129224v1, whole genome shotgun sequence genomic DNA carries:
- the stoml2 gene encoding stomatin-like protein 2, mitochondrial gives MMLRTLCRTGGALLQQSQRTVPRLWVTPAQQRWASSLPMNTVVLFVPQQEAWVVERMGRFHRILEPGLNFLIPILDRVRYVQSLKEIVIDVPEQSAVSLDNVTLQIDGVLYLRILDPFKASYGVEDPEYAVTQLAQTTMRSELGKLTLDKVFRERESLNANMVHSINQASDEWGIRCLRYEIKDIHVPPRVKESMQMQVEAERKKRATVLESEGSREAAINVAEGRKRAQILASEGEKAEQINKAAGEAQAVLALAEAKAKAIQMLSEALTEQNGSAAASLSVAEQYVSAFSNLAKESNTILLPSNTGDISGMVTQAMAIYGTLAKTSPNVAPGVVEKKSEELVNQ, from the exons ATGATGTTACGGACACTGTGTAGGACCGGCGGGGCCCTCCTGCAG CAAAGCCAGCGGACCGTGCCGAGGTTGTGGGTTACACCAGCCCAGCAGCGATGGGCATCCAGCCTGCCCATGAACACCGTGGTCCTGTTTGTGCCCCAACAGGAAGCCTGGGTGGTGGAGAGAATGGGCCGCTTCCACCGGATCTTAGAGCCG GGTTTGAACTTCCTCATACCCATACTTGACCGAGTTCGGTATGTGCAGAGTCTCAAAGAGATTGTCATTGACGTCCCAGAGCAGTCTGCTGTATCTCTAG ACAATGTAACACTACAGATTGATGGCGTGCTTTACTTGAGGATCCTTGACCCTTTTAAG GCCAGCTACGGTGTTGAGGATCCAGAATATGCCGTCACACAGCTGGCGCAGACCACCATGCGTTCAGAACTTGGCAAACTCACGCTGGACAAAGTGTTCAGG gaAAGGGAGTCCCTCAATGCCAACATGGTCCACTCCATCAACCAAGCATCAGACGAGTGGGGAATCCGTTGCCTCCGTTACGAAATCAAGGATATACATGTTCCACCTCGTGTCAAAGAGTCAATGCAGATGCAG GTGGAAGCCGAACGCAAGAAGAGAGCCACAGTGCTGGAGTCTGAAGGGTCGAGGGAGGCGGCCATTAATGTCGCTGAGGGTCGCAAACGAGCCCAGATTCTGGCCTCGGAGGGTGAAAAGGCAGAGCAGATCAATAAAGCGGCTG GTGAGGCCCAGGCGGTCTTAGCCTTAGCAGAGGCAAAAGCTAAGGCTATTCAAATGCTGTCAGAGGCTCTGACTGAGCAG AATGGAAGTGCAGCGGCCTCGCTAAGCGTGGCCGAACAGTACGTGTCTGCTTTCTCCAACCTCGCCAAAGAGTCAAACACCATCCTCCTGCCCTCTAATACTGGTGACATTAGCGGAATGGTCACGCAG GCTATGGCCATTTACGGCACGTTGGCAAAGACGAGCCCAAATGTAGCACCAGGAGTGGTGGAGAAGAAGAGCGAAGAGCTTGTGAACCAATAA